From a single Athene noctua chromosome 2, bAthNoc1.hap1.1, whole genome shotgun sequence genomic region:
- the LRRC3B gene encoding leucine-rich repeat-containing protein 3B — translation MHLVDLWLTRSLSMCLLLQSFVLMILCFHSASMCPKGCLCSHSGGLNVSCSNANLKEIPRDLPPETVLLYLDSNQITSIPNEIFKDLHQLRVLNLSKNGIEFIDEHAFKGVAETLQTLDLSDNRIQSVHKNAFNNLKARARIANNPWHCDCTLQQVLRSMASNHETANNVICKTSVLDEHAGRPFLNAANDADLCNLPKKTTDYAMLVTMFGWFTMVISYVVYYVRQNQEDARRHLEYLKSLPSRQKKPDEADDISTVV, via the coding sequence ATGCATTTGGTAGACCTGTGGTTAACTCGTTCCCTCTCCATGTGTCTGCTCTTACAAAGTTTTGTCCTCATGATACTGTGCTTTCATTCTGCCAGTATGTGCCCAAAAGGCTGCCTCTGTTCTCACTCCGGAGGTCTGAATGTCAGCTGTAGCAATGCAAACCTCAAGGAAATACCCAGAGATCTTCCTCCAGAAACAGTCTTACTTTATTTGGACTCCAATCAGATAACATCTATCCCCAACGAAATTTTTAAGGATTTGCACCAACTGAGAGTCCTCAATTTATCAAAAAACGGGATTGAGTTTATAGATGAACATGCCTTTAAAGGGGTGGCAGAAACCTTGCAGACTCTGGATTTGTCTGACAACCGAATTCAAAGTGTGCACAAAAACGCTTTCAACAACTTAAAGGCCAGAGCCAGAATTGCAAACAATCCCTGGCACTGTGACTGCACGCTGCAGCAGGTGTTGAGGAGCATGGCCTCCAACCACGAGACAGCCAACAACGTCATCTGCAAGACTTCTGTGCTGGATGAACATGCGGGGAGACCGTTCCTCAACGCTGCCAACGATGCTGACCTCTGCAACCTTCCTAAAAAGACTACTGATTATGCCATGCTGGTCACCATGTTTGGCTGGTTCACCATGGTGATCTCATATGTGGTTTATTACGTCCGGCAAAATCAGGAGGATGCAAGGAGGCACCTTGAGTACTTGAAATCCCTGCCAAGCAGGCAAAAGAAACCAGATGAAGCCGATGACATTAGCACTGTGGTATAG